tgaacctcgtaggtcaaccagagtacggtctgcgccagagtggtacggtattcctgttccggaagtcatgttactagaccatgacaaacctacgaactatgaggaagcaatgatgagcccagattccgcgaaatggcttgaggccatgaaatctgagatgagatccatgtatgagaacaaagtatggactttgattgacttgcccgatgatcgatgagtcattgagaataaatggatcttcaagaggaagacgggcactgatagtagtgttactatctacaaagctcgaattgtcgcaaaaaagttttcgacaagttcaaggtgttgactacgatgagattttctcactcgtatcgatgcttgaaagtctgtccgaatcatgttagcagttgtcgcattttatgaaatctggcaaatggatgtcaaaactgcattccttaatggatttcttaaagaagagttgtatatgatgcaaccagaaggttttgtcgatcctaaaggtgctaacaaagtgagcaagctccagcgatccatctatggactagtgcaagcatctcggagttggaatatatgctttgataaagtgatcaaagcatatggttttatacagacttgcgatgaagcctgtatttacaacaaagtgaatgggagcactacaacatttctgataagtatatgtgaatgacatattgttgatcagaaataatgtagaattttttggaaagaataaaggaatgtttgaaaggagtttttcaaagaaagacctcggtgaagctacttacatattgagcatcaagatctatagagatagatcaaggcgtttgatatattttcaatgagtacataccttgacaagattttgaagtagttcaaaatggaagattcaaagaaggagttcttgcctgtgttgcaaggtgtgaagttgagtaaagactcaaaacccgaccacggcagaaaatagaaagagaatgaaaagtcattccctatgcctcagtcataggttctacaaagtatgttatgttgtgtatcagacctattgtgtacctcaccataagtttggcaagagggtacaatagtgatccaggagtggatcactggacaacggtcaaaaatatccttaatggaataaggaaatgtttctcggttatggaggtgacaaagagttcgtcgtaaagagttacgtcgatgcaagatttgaaccgatctggatgactctaagtctcgatctagatacatattgaaagtgggagcaattagctagagtagctctgtgcaaagcattgtagacatagaaaaattgcaaaatacatatggctttgaatgtggcagacccgttgactaaatttctctcacaagcaaaacatgatcactctttgggtgttaatcacatagcgatgtgaactagattattgactctagtaaaccctttgcgtgttagtcacatggagatgtgaactaatcacataaagatgtgaactattggtgttaaatcacatgacgatgtgaactagattattgactctagtgcaagtgggagactgaaggaaatatgccctagaggcaataataaagttgttatttatatttccttatatcatgataaatatttattattcatgctagaattgtattaaccggaaacttggtacatgtgtgaatacatagtcaaacagagtgtccctagtatgcctctacttgactagctcgttaatcaaagatggttaagtttcctagccatggacatatgttgtcatttggtgaacgagatcatatcattagagaatgatgtgatggacaatatcaatccgttagcttagcataatgatcgttcagttttattgctactgctttcttcatgacttatacatgttcctctgactatgagattatgcaactcccgaataccggatgaacaccttgtgtgctatcaaatgtcacaatgtaattgggtgattataaagatgctctacaggtgtctccaatggtgtttgttgagttggcatagatcgagattaggatttgtcactccatctatcgaagaggtatctctaggccctctcggtaatgtacataactataagccttgcaagcaatgtagctaatgagttagttacgggatgtagcattatagaacgagttaagagacttgccggtaacgagattgaactaggtattgagataccgatgatcaaatctcgggcaagtaacataccgatgacaaagggaacaacgtatatcattatgcggtttgatcgataaagatcttcgtagaatatgtaggaaccaatatgagcatccaggttccactattggttattgaccggagacgtgtctcggtcatgtctacatagttctcgaacccgtagggtccgcacacttaacgttcggtgacgatcgtattatgagtttatgtgtttttgatgtaccgaatgtagttcggagtcccgaatatgatcacggacataacgaggagtctcgaaatggtcgagacataaagatcgatatattggacggctatatttggacatcggaatggttccgggtgagatcgggcatttaccgttgtaccgggaggttaccggaaccccccgggaggtatatgtgccttattgggacatagtgggagagaggagaagggagcaaaggagggggcgcgccccccaagcccaatccgaattgggaaggaggctgcccccctttccttcctccttccttccccttccttctgtcctaatccaactagggagggggggaatcctactcccggtgggagtaggactccccttggggcgcgcctaggaggctggccccctcccctcctccactcctttatatacgggggagggggcaccctatcGACACACAAGTTTtgcattgatctcttagccgtgtgcggtgcccccctccaccataattcacctcggtcatatcgtagcggtgcttaggcgaagccctgttccggtagcatcatcatcaccgtcatcacgccgtcatgctgacgaagctctccctcgacactctactggatcgtgagttcgtgggacgtcaccgagccgaatgtgtgcagatcgcgaaggtgtcgtaccttcgatgctaggatcggtcgatcatgaagacatacgactacatcaaccgcgttatcataacgcttccgcttacggtctacgagggtacgtagacaacactcctccctctcgttgctatgcatcaccatgatcttgtgtgtgcgtaggatttttttgaaattactgcgttccccaacatatatagcctccacataaaatctatccgttacacacatttgacccaactcggtcagaccgaatagaagaactaggtgagaccgattcagttcaaaatgtgaacgttagtaatctcgatgggaccgactggaacaactcggtgggaccgatgtgctagggctaggaaaaaacctcatctcggtgaagcctattgcttgaactcggtgagacagatttcagcaaagagcaaacagagagttggtcaagcaaactcaatgggacggatcgctcatttcggtgagacaaaatgttacaaagggaaacagagagtttgcaaggccatctcggtgagatcgagatccgtatcggtgtgattgaagtgttagggtttctggcagtggttaggtcaagtgaactcggtggcaccggatataTCAAATTGGTGGGCGCGAGTtcgactttgagttttggacatatgtggaaatgagacaatggttgagggctttggagcaatatcactaagcactttgagcaagtagaccattaagcaacacctcatctctttttaatagtattggctttcctatggactcaatgtgatcttggatcactaaaatataaatgaagagtcttgagcttttgccaatatgtgttcttagcattttgaggggtccacatctctagtccatgccatgccaatcattgaactttctaaaatatttaacttgaatagatattagttcaatgagctatatgttattatgaattaccaaaaccacccggggattaatTGCACTTTCAGATAtcatcatgaaaacaattgttGAAGCACTCATAATCGAAATTACCATTGCGTGACATGACTGCATCCACGTTTACCTTTGCACAATCCACCTCGGGCGACAGCCGAGTGTCTTGGAGCTATATGAACATGTGATTTTGGGACTCGAGTATCAAGACCAGAAGCTTGGAGGGGACTCAGATATGCCACATGAAGTTTCGTCCCTTGCTGTCTGCCCCCATATTAGAAGTTCCACCGCGCTCATCAAGCCACTTTCTTCCTGTTTAGTTTGGTTCTCATGATCATGTGATAGGCCGGCCGCATGGTTAAATTCCCCGACTCTCCTCTTGTCATGCCAGAAGTCATCAGTTCTCCTAGTGCAAAGAGGGGTCTTTAAAATCTCTACTGCATCGAAAGGGGTAAACACGATCGAATCAGATTCTCATCCCATGTGGTTGTAGTAGCATCGATGGGCTGCACTACTCTTTTGGTGGGTCCTGGACTACGTAGGTGATTGGTTGCTTGAAACTATCCATAGGTATCCAGTTGTGACACCATATATTGGTGGTCCCCCCATCATCATTTCTTGGAATTATGCATTGAGCCAAGATACCATGGCCATCAGGAACCGCACACCAAATTTGAGAAGGGTGCGCGCCTAGCTCGGCCTTCAATAAGGAACGGCCCCGGAAGCATGCTGTCCCCAATCCTCCCAAAATTTCCGGTCCAGTCATGAATTCCCATGCTACCCGACTATGGCTTTCTTATCTTTGCTTGCTACCCCATCAGGATTGTCGAATAATGGAAATGACATTCTCACACAGACCCCTTGGTAGCCTGAAACACAACATCAAGTAGACTGGAATGGCATGCGCCCTTTATTTTATCAAAACCTCTTTACCAGCTTCTCATAGGAGCTTCTCCATGCATCCTTTTATTTTTTCCCACGTTCGGTCTCTCAAATACTTGAACATCCAGTTCTTCGAGTGGCCCACGTCAGTTGGCATCCCAAATATTGGCCGCTCAAAGATTCATCATAAACCTGCTTATTTCTTACCAGACCCGGACACGTGCgctttttttttttttggaatttcattgcttttttttttttgagaaagtggAATTTTCATTGCTTGTACAAGTCGTGTGCCGCGCTCGCCTGGCCTAGTACTGGTAGCAGGCTAGCGGCTGGTGAGCCAGGCCCATATGTACAACGGTAACTTGCCCTAGCCCACGGCGGTCGGAGCTGGAGCAGTCAACGATCACATTTTTcgctcaaaagaaaaaaagaagaagagaaaaacccGTCATTTCGCGGAAGCAAGGAACACGCGTCGCCCCGCTTCATTCGTGGGTCTGTCGGTCGGGGTCTGCAATTGCAAGCGTGTGACGGGTGACGGGTCGCTTGCTTCGCCACGAGGCTCAGCCAACCCAGCTTGACCCAATCAACTCGTCGCGCACGTCAACCATCCCAAAATCCCCAAATCCGCCGAGCTCTTGCTTCTTCTCCAGCCTTCCCTTTCCTTCCCACGCGAACAAAAGAATCCCAAAATCCCCATCCCCTTCCACGCGTGCTACGCCCTCAATCCCCAATTCCCCACGCGGCCGGCCTCCCCACCAGCTCCCCTCCCCCCAGCTCGGATCTCCGCCGCCAGCAGCCCCGCCATGGAGTGCGAGCCCGAGGAGCTGCAGTTCCTGGGCCCCGTCGGCATCTACCGGGAGTCGGTGGCCATCCTGCGCGCGCACCGCCCGCTCTacgcccgcatcgccgccgccttcgtcctccCGCTCTCGGCCCTCTTCCTCGCCCACATCGCCATCTCCCACGCCCTCTTCTCCACCATCAACTCCGACGACTCCGCCCTCGAGTCCTCCGCCCCCGGGACCGCCTCCCAGCAGCGGATCCTCCAGCGGCTCGGCGCCGACTGGGCCGCCCTCGTCCTCTTCAAGGCCGCATACCTCCTCGCGCTCCTCCTCTTCTCGCTCCTCTCCACCGCTGCCGCCGTCTTCTCCGTCGCCTCCGTCTACTCCGCCAAGCACGACGCGCTCACCTTCCCGCGGGTGCTCTCCGTCGTGCCCCGCGTCTGGCGCCGCCTCGCGGCCACCTTCCTCTCCGCCTTCGCGCTGCTCTTCGCCTACCACTTCGTCTTCGCCGTCGTCTTCatcgcgctcctcgtcgccgtcgacaATGGCTCCACCCTCGCCGGGCTCCTCGccttcgtcgtcatcgtcgcctACCTAGTCGGGCTCGTCTACCTTAGCGTCGTCTGGCACCTCGCCAGCGTCGTCTCCGTGCTCGAGGACTACAAGGGGTTCCAGGCCATGCGCAAGAGCAAGGCGCTCATCCAGGGGAAGCTCTGGACCGTCGTGATCATCTTCGTCACGCTCAACATCGTCTTCGTCGTCGTGGAGTTCGCCTTCCGCGCCTGGATCGTCCAGGGCGCGCGCCACGGTCTCGGCGCGGGAGGGAGGCTGCTCCTTGGCCTCGTCATCCTGGCTGCGCTGTGCTCGGTCGTCATGGTGGCGCTGGTGGTGCAGACGGTGGTGTACCTGGTGTGCAAGAGCTACCACCACGAGAGCATCGACAAGAGCAACATCTCCGACCACCTCGAGGTCTACCTCGGCGACTACGTCCCGCTCAAGGCCAGCGACGTGCAGATGCAGCACTTCGGCGACGAGGTCTGACCCTCCCAAAGATCGACCTGCTTCTGTTTGCTCTCCTCTCTGTAATACCACTACTAGTCTAGTCACACAGGAATCACAATTCCATTGCTGGTCATTTACCCAAAACAAAATGAGATGGAAGGAACCTGAAGAGAAGTAGGATCATTTGATCAGCAGTTTCTCAGTAATTATACTCAGCTTTGCTATGACACGAGGAACAGTTGGATGTTGCTTGTAGTAATTTGTAATGGAGGCATGGGATTGGTACTACACTACTACTACATGCTAGCTTGATCGCTTGTGTGTGCACTGAAATGAATGAGGACATGTTGTGTTAATTATGGATAGTACTAGATCACTGCACCACTCGGATCATCGTTTGAAGATTCTGCAATTAATTAATTGCACTTCCTTGTGATTATGAGTGAGCTGAATGTAGGCTATGAGATGAATTGAGATTACACAATCTGGAGAGTTTACTGGGTTTTGGTCTTTACACTATCTGAGTAATTAAGCATGCCGTAGAGTTATTCATTTTGCCATGCAAATGACAGTTGGGTTGACTAAAGAGTAGCAACTTTATAAGCTGCTATGTGCCCCTTttgctgcttagtgctgaagc
The sequence above is drawn from the Triticum aestivum cultivar Chinese Spring chromosome 7A, IWGSC CS RefSeq v2.1, whole genome shotgun sequence genome and encodes:
- the LOC123147646 gene encoding uncharacterized protein, which gives rise to MECEPEELQFLGPVGIYRESVAILRAHRPLYARIAAAFVLPLSALFLAHIAISHALFSTINSDDSALESSAPGTASQQRILQRLGADWAALVLFKAAYLLALLLFSLLSTAAAVFSVASVYSAKHDALTFPRVLSVVPRVWRRLAATFLSAFALLFAYHFVFAVVFIALLVAVDNGSTLAGLLAFVVIVAYLVGLVYLSVVWHLASVVSVLEDYKGFQAMRKSKALIQGKLWTVVIIFVTLNIVFVVVEFAFRAWIVQGARHGLGAGGRLLLGLVILAALCSVVMVALVVQTVVYLVCKSYHHESIDKSNISDHLEVYLGDYVPLKASDVQMQHFGDEV